The following coding sequences lie in one Myxococcus xanthus genomic window:
- a CDS encoding myxosortase-dependent metalloprotease, MXAN_2677/MXAN_2678 family produces MAGAPPPSRGGGPVRKALALAAACLATSAQAQMDEEPSYRRTVVPRHPLCLVWPVREYVYHLDAAGSARTPGDSEVAAIEASFDSWRSISDGCSDYRFTRGEDWRAPIAVGYDETRPRDNYNIITFRETSCHEVAPADDACWTEETCGNVYQCWEHPSGTIGLTTSTFSYRDGRVLDSDIELNASQPARGYGFLFTTVDSPVCEGEPSVDCVATDIQNTMTHEIGHVVGLDHVFVPGATMEATAPPGETRKRVIDSGSAAGFCDIYPRHLPPTQCFVREGAGFALKADGRGSGCAAAPGPVALGLVALVLMRVRRRAVHAAASFRRD; encoded by the coding sequence GTGGCTGGCGCGCCGCCGCCGTCGCGAGGAGGCGGTCCGGTGAGGAAGGCGCTGGCGCTCGCGGCCGCGTGCCTGGCCACCTCCGCTCAAGCGCAGATGGACGAGGAGCCGTCCTACCGCCGCACCGTGGTGCCCAGGCACCCGCTGTGCCTGGTGTGGCCGGTGCGTGAGTACGTCTACCACCTGGATGCGGCGGGTAGCGCGCGCACGCCTGGAGACTCCGAGGTAGCGGCCATCGAGGCGTCCTTCGACTCGTGGCGGAGCATCTCCGACGGGTGCAGCGACTACCGGTTCACCCGGGGCGAGGACTGGCGAGCGCCCATCGCCGTGGGCTACGACGAGACGCGTCCCCGGGACAACTACAACATCATCACGTTCCGGGAGACGTCGTGCCACGAAGTTGCCCCGGCGGATGATGCGTGCTGGACCGAAGAGACGTGCGGCAACGTCTACCAGTGCTGGGAGCATCCGTCTGGGACCATCGGCCTCACCACGTCCACGTTCTCCTATCGGGACGGGCGGGTGTTGGACTCGGACATCGAGCTGAACGCGTCCCAGCCGGCACGGGGCTATGGCTTCCTCTTCACCACGGTGGACTCACCGGTGTGTGAAGGCGAGCCCTCGGTGGACTGCGTGGCCACGGACATCCAGAACACCATGACGCACGAGATTGGCCACGTGGTGGGGCTGGACCATGTCTTCGTCCCAGGCGCCACCATGGAGGCCACCGCGCCTCCGGGAGAGACGCGCAAGCGCGTCATCGACTCGGGGTCGGCCGCCGGGTTCTGTGACATCTACCCGCGTCACCTGCCGCCCACCCAGTGCTTCGTGCGGGAGGGGGCGGGGTTTGCGTTGAAGGCGGACGGCCGGGGCAGCGGCTGCGCGGCGGCACCGGGTCCGGTGGCGCTGGGGCTGGTCGCGCTCGTCCTGATGCGTGTGCGGCGGCGTGCAGTCCACGCTGCGGCGTCCTTCCGGCGGGATTAG
- a CDS encoding TonB family protein, whose product MIKGDSPNPEAPAGTGADPLIGRTLNGRFSVLEPLGIGGMGKVYRALQAPLERVVALKVLNPSFPSSRDPGFQKRFLREASLTSKLRHPNTVTVIDYGQTDDGIFYIAMEYLDGRTLAQVLGQVGPLAWSRAISVTQQICRSLREAHSLGIIHRDLKPANIMLLNEQDQDLVKVLDFGLVKSVAAPQEGQLSPEITQNGTFLGSPQYMAPEQARNATDARSDVYSLGIVLFQMLMGRPPFIARDHIELIFAHYKEAPPTFQQVRPDLHIPPEIEAVVRRCLEKDPARRYQTMDELLEGLREASMAAGGNSGIFKRPGGATTTGPYPSPALFSNVGNNTESGDTLAVDISVEVPKDVERARQRTLLTGGLGGLVVAGLIAGGAVFFMANKEAAPPAPAPQTEAPAPVAAAPAAEPAAEPAAAANAGKVRFKLMSQPSGARVFYRGKERGVTPFTLEIPSGQDGSVTVELTFAMEGYQMETVVTGGTGEVVLSQKLQKRRGGAGGGRQVEVASVSADETAEEVEPVATPGGMSAPVMLAPTASPATELPVAAAVGGATASATDAAPAKGSATGLALPVLPTAAVASARGDVLPYNEDMPRPEMVDQGKDIIYTREAMAAKSSGVMIVRCTITQQGRVEKCRTIKSVAHMERAVLDALTSRTYKPIVYKGYPVNVDYTFSMRLVAPRR is encoded by the coding sequence CAGCGTCCTGGAACCGTTGGGCATCGGGGGCATGGGCAAGGTCTACCGGGCCCTGCAGGCACCGCTCGAGCGTGTGGTGGCGCTCAAGGTGCTCAACCCCAGCTTCCCCAGCAGCCGGGACCCTGGCTTCCAGAAGCGCTTCCTGCGCGAGGCGTCGCTGACGTCCAAGCTGCGCCATCCCAACACCGTCACCGTCATCGACTACGGGCAGACGGACGACGGCATCTTCTACATTGCCATGGAGTACCTGGACGGCCGGACGCTGGCCCAGGTGCTGGGGCAGGTCGGCCCGCTGGCGTGGTCCCGCGCCATCTCCGTCACCCAGCAGATCTGCCGCTCACTGCGCGAGGCGCACAGCCTGGGCATCATCCACCGCGACCTGAAGCCGGCCAACATCATGCTCCTCAACGAGCAGGATCAGGACCTGGTCAAGGTGCTGGACTTCGGCCTGGTGAAGTCGGTGGCGGCGCCCCAGGAGGGGCAGCTCTCCCCCGAAATCACCCAGAACGGCACGTTCCTGGGCTCGCCGCAGTACATGGCGCCCGAGCAGGCGCGCAACGCCACCGACGCGCGCAGCGACGTGTACTCGCTGGGCATCGTGCTCTTCCAGATGCTGATGGGGCGTCCGCCGTTCATCGCGCGCGACCACATCGAGCTCATCTTCGCCCACTACAAGGAAGCCCCGCCCACCTTCCAGCAGGTGCGTCCGGACCTCCATATCCCGCCGGAAATCGAGGCGGTGGTGCGGCGCTGCCTGGAGAAGGACCCGGCGCGGCGCTACCAGACGATGGACGAGTTGCTGGAGGGCCTGCGCGAAGCGAGCATGGCCGCGGGTGGCAACAGCGGCATCTTCAAGCGGCCCGGCGGCGCGACGACGACGGGCCCCTACCCGTCCCCCGCGCTGTTCTCCAACGTGGGAAACAACACCGAATCCGGTGACACGCTGGCAGTGGACATCAGCGTGGAGGTGCCCAAGGACGTCGAGCGCGCCCGGCAGCGCACGCTGCTCACGGGTGGCCTGGGCGGCCTCGTGGTGGCGGGCCTCATCGCGGGCGGCGCGGTGTTCTTCATGGCGAACAAGGAAGCGGCGCCGCCTGCCCCCGCGCCCCAAACGGAGGCCCCGGCGCCCGTCGCCGCCGCGCCCGCCGCGGAGCCTGCCGCCGAGCCCGCGGCCGCCGCCAACGCGGGCAAGGTCCGCTTCAAGCTGATGAGCCAGCCCTCCGGCGCCCGCGTCTTCTACCGGGGCAAGGAGCGAGGCGTCACGCCCTTCACCCTGGAGATTCCGTCGGGACAGGATGGCTCCGTCACGGTGGAGCTGACCTTCGCGATGGAGGGCTACCAGATGGAGACCGTCGTCACGGGCGGTACCGGCGAGGTGGTGCTGTCGCAGAAGCTCCAGAAGCGCCGGGGCGGCGCGGGCGGCGGCCGGCAAGTCGAGGTGGCCTCCGTGAGCGCGGATGAGACGGCGGAGGAAGTCGAGCCGGTGGCCACGCCGGGCGGCATGTCCGCGCCGGTGATGCTCGCCCCCACGGCCTCGCCCGCCACGGAGCTCCCTGTCGCGGCGGCCGTCGGAGGCGCCACGGCCTCGGCAACCGACGCGGCTCCGGCCAAGGGCTCAGCGACCGGGCTCGCGCTGCCGGTCCTCCCCACCGCGGCGGTGGCCTCCGCGCGTGGCGACGTGCTCCCCTACAACGAGGACATGCCTCGCCCGGAGATGGTCGACCAGGGCAAGGACATCATCTACACGCGCGAAGCGATGGCCGCGAAGTCGAGCGGCGTGATGATTGTCCGCTGCACCATCACCCAGCAGGGCCGCGTGGAGAAGTGCCGGACCATCAAGTCCGTGGCCCACATGGAGCGCGCGGTGCTCGATGCCCTCACGTCCCGCACCTACAAGCCCATCGTCTACAAGGGCTACCCGGTGAACGTGGACTACACCTTCAGCATGCGCCTGGTGGCACCGCGCCGCTGA
- a CDS encoding HAD family hydrolase, which produces MAVAFFDLDKTLIAANSGSLWIRRELELGHISRFQALRASLWIARYHLGFVSMQDAVARAIAQLAGTPAKPLQERTVVFYEEHVRPLYRPGAWAVLDAHRRAGERLVLLTSSTGYLSELVARELGLDAVLCNRFEVDGEGLHTGRALGTICFGEGKRVCAEAYVREAGVALSACAFYTDSYSDLSVMEVVGRPVAVHPDHRLRRHARKRGWPVVDWGVPPGGDVPAVPPAPPVVPSTGP; this is translated from the coding sequence GTGGCCGTCGCATTCTTCGACTTGGACAAGACGCTCATCGCCGCCAACTCGGGCTCGCTGTGGATTCGCCGCGAGCTCGAGCTGGGGCACATCTCCCGCTTCCAGGCGCTGCGCGCCAGCCTCTGGATCGCGCGCTACCACCTGGGCTTCGTGTCCATGCAGGACGCCGTGGCGCGCGCGATTGCCCAGCTCGCCGGTACTCCCGCGAAGCCGCTCCAGGAGCGCACCGTCGTGTTCTACGAGGAGCACGTGCGGCCGCTCTACCGGCCCGGAGCCTGGGCCGTGCTGGACGCGCACCGGCGCGCCGGAGAGCGGCTCGTCCTGTTGACGTCGTCCACGGGCTACCTGTCGGAGCTGGTGGCGCGGGAGCTGGGACTGGACGCGGTGCTGTGCAACCGCTTCGAGGTCGATGGCGAGGGCCTCCACACCGGACGCGCCCTGGGGACCATCTGCTTCGGCGAGGGCAAGCGCGTCTGTGCCGAGGCCTACGTGCGCGAGGCGGGCGTGGCTCTGTCGGCGTGCGCCTTCTACACCGATTCGTATTCGGACCTGTCGGTAATGGAGGTGGTGGGGCGGCCCGTGGCCGTCCACCCAGACCACCGGCTGCGGCGCCACGCCCGGAAGCGGGGCTGGCCGGTGGTGGACTGGGGTGTGCCGCCCGGCGGCGATGTGCCGGCCGTTCCGCCGGCGCCACCCGTGGTGCCCTCCACCGGACCCTGA